The Halobacterium litoreum genome includes a region encoding these proteins:
- a CDS encoding DUF7119 family protein has product MTHDDGRPPTDRDSPVGQPVVRGDERVTGDHSRDAVAFDPDDPESAADAAATVAAFANGDLDDTHVHMLRGAAACAALVRAEHSYKAAAERAGDGVGVSFIRKWARVHDLPRPIRQRVARGDIPPSAAKHIARVDGDGRYLLAWAAIDHDLTVRDVRAAASAVGDGTDPVDALRDLEVTPGELDVALPLDVYRDLRQHATAADEPIDDVVADALRDYL; this is encoded by the coding sequence ATGACTCACGACGACGGCCGGCCGCCCACAGACCGCGACTCCCCGGTCGGCCAGCCGGTCGTCCGCGGCGACGAACGCGTCACCGGCGACCACAGCCGCGACGCCGTCGCCTTCGACCCCGACGACCCGGAGAGCGCCGCTGACGCCGCCGCCACCGTCGCCGCGTTCGCGAACGGCGACCTCGACGACACCCACGTCCACATGCTCCGCGGCGCCGCCGCCTGCGCCGCGCTCGTGCGCGCCGAACACTCCTACAAAGCCGCCGCCGAACGCGCCGGCGACGGCGTCGGCGTCTCCTTCATCCGGAAATGGGCGCGCGTCCACGACCTCCCGCGGCCCATCCGCCAGCGCGTCGCCCGCGGCGACATCCCGCCGTCGGCCGCCAAACACATCGCGCGCGTCGACGGCGACGGCCGCTACCTGCTCGCGTGGGCCGCCATCGACCACGACCTCACCGTCCGCGACGTGCGCGCCGCCGCCAGCGCGGTCGGCGACGGCACCGACCCCGTGGACGCGCTCCGCGACCTCGAGGTCACTCCGGGCGAACTCGACGTGGCGCTCCCGCTGGACGTCTACCGCGACCTCAGACAGCACGCCACCGCCGCCGACGAACCCATCGACGACGTCGTCGCCGACGCGCTCCGCGACTACCTCTGA
- a CDS encoding M20 family metallopeptidase translates to MEALREFASRLVSFESTAGREAELAAWVRERFEDFGFETYEWTADASVLADHPSFPDDPSEIDTEGRPSVAGVVELGDPDAGPTVVLNGHVDVVPADESAWSSSPFEATWDGDELTARGAADMKSGVAACVFAARRLADADDLDGRVVVECVVGEEEGGVGAASSALDSPFPFARDAAIVAEPTELTPVVASEGSLMKRLTLRGRSSHAATPWRGESVLPHFDRVREAFEELAAAREERVTHPLYEGFPTKWPVVCGTVEAGEWASTVPASLTAEWRIGVAPGETVAGVEREFDERLAEVVAENEWLREHPPDFERFSVQFEPSEIDPDEPVVRAVRRALAENGVEDTDPRGVTYGADARHYVEAGIPAVIVGPGSIEQAHFPDETIDFREVETAVDVFADAVRAFFEAGGQR, encoded by the coding sequence ATGGAAGCGTTACGGGAGTTCGCGTCCCGCCTCGTGTCCTTCGAGTCGACGGCCGGTCGGGAGGCCGAACTGGCGGCGTGGGTTCGCGAGCGATTCGAGGATTTCGGCTTCGAGACGTACGAGTGGACTGCAGACGCGTCGGTGCTCGCGGACCACCCGTCGTTCCCGGACGACCCGAGTGAAATCGATACTGAGGGCAGGCCGAGCGTGGCGGGCGTCGTGGAACTCGGCGACCCGGACGCGGGGCCGACTGTGGTGTTGAACGGGCACGTGGACGTGGTGCCGGCCGACGAGAGTGCGTGGTCGTCGTCGCCGTTCGAGGCGACGTGGGACGGGGACGAGTTGACCGCGCGCGGCGCGGCGGATATGAAGTCGGGGGTGGCGGCGTGCGTGTTCGCGGCGAGGCGGCTCGCGGACGCGGACGATTTGGACGGTCGAGTGGTCGTGGAGTGCGTGGTCGGCGAGGAGGAGGGCGGCGTGGGCGCGGCGTCGTCCGCGCTGGACAGCCCGTTCCCGTTCGCCCGGGACGCGGCAATCGTGGCGGAGCCGACGGAGTTGACGCCTGTCGTCGCGTCGGAGGGGAGTCTGATGAAGCGGTTGACGCTCCGTGGGCGGTCGTCGCACGCGGCGACGCCGTGGCGCGGGGAGTCGGTGCTCCCGCACTTCGACCGGGTGCGGGAGGCGTTCGAGGAGCTGGCGGCGGCCCGCGAGGAGCGCGTCACCCACCCGCTGTACGAGGGGTTTCCGACGAAGTGGCCCGTGGTCTGTGGGACTGTGGAGGCGGGCGAGTGGGCGTCGACGGTGCCGGCGTCGTTGACCGCGGAGTGGCGCATCGGCGTCGCGCCGGGGGAGACCGTCGCCGGGGTCGAGCGGGAGTTCGACGAGCGTCTCGCCGAGGTGGTGGCGGAAAACGAGTGGTTGCGCGAGCATCCGCCCGACTTCGAGCGGTTCTCCGTGCAGTTCGAGCCGTCGGAAATCGACCCCGACGAGCCGGTGGTGCGTGCGGTCCGGCGCGCGCTCGCCGAGAACGGCGTCGAGGACACTGACCCGCGTGGTGTGACGTACGGTGCGGACGCCCGGCACTACGTCGAGGCGGGGATTCCGGCGGTCATCGTGGGGCCGGGGAGCATCGAGCAGGCGCACTTCCCGGACGAGACGATCGACTTCCGGGAGGTCGAGACGGCGGTGGACGTGTTCGCGGACGCGGTCCGGGCGTTTTTCGAGGCGGGGGGTCAGAGGTAG
- a CDS encoding non-histone chromosomal MC1 family protein, giving the protein MVREDGKRNFALRDVDGNENSVFSGNTPRQAALKAARRLEDVADSEQHAEHHEIRLREKGTDKVHIYEAWAWQEDAPSDKPDWMPGDITKANVSKQGIEHVDA; this is encoded by the coding sequence ATGGTACGTGAAGACGGTAAGCGCAACTTCGCGCTACGAGACGTCGACGGCAACGAGAACAGCGTCTTCAGCGGGAACACGCCACGACAGGCCGCACTCAAGGCGGCTCGCCGGCTCGAAGACGTCGCCGACAGCGAACAACACGCCGAACACCACGAAATTCGCCTCCGAGAGAAAGGCACCGACAAGGTACACATCTACGAAGCGTGGGCCTGGCAGGAGGACGCCCCCAGCGACAAACCCGACTGGATGCCCGGCGACATCACCAAAGCGAACGTCTCCAAACAGGGTATCGAACACGTAGACGCCTGA
- a CDS encoding AbrB/MazE/SpoVT family DNA-binding domain-containing protein, with product MVRKKKLSPSGAKGEDGEYHNAHVNLHEDELSVAGLEIGDEVFVRVREDKIIIQKADAEDVEHDF from the coding sequence ATGGTTCGCAAGAAGAAGCTCAGTCCGAGTGGCGCGAAAGGCGAGGACGGCGAGTACCACAACGCCCACGTCAACCTCCACGAGGACGAACTCTCCGTCGCCGGGCTGGAGATCGGCGACGAGGTGTTCGTTCGCGTTCGGGAGGATAAGATAATCATCCAGAAGGCCGACGCCGAGGACGTGGAACACGACTTCTAG
- a CDS encoding quinone-dependent dihydroorotate dehydrogenase produces the protein MYELLKPALLRLPPETIHEATTGLLRVAQRAGVHRAYAGHYTVDDDRLSVDAFGQSFDNPVGVAAGFDKNAEVPRALAALGFGHVEVGAVTAERQPGNQRPRLFRLREDEALVNRMGFNNEGADRVGKRLDEQSLPDAPVGVNIGKSKVTPLEDAPGDYRYTYERVADAGDYFVVNVSSPNTPGLRELQNREQLAEILEALQDAGAAPLLVKLSPDLHRDAVVDAIDLANELGLDGIVATNTTTDRPETLESPNAAESGGLSGKPIRERATRQVRFVAERTDLPVVGVGGVFTAEDAYEKIRAGASVVQLYTGLVYRGPSIAKSINEGVLELLERDGFDSVEDAVGADL, from the coding sequence ATGTACGAACTCCTGAAACCGGCGTTGCTGCGACTCCCGCCGGAGACGATTCACGAGGCGACGACCGGGTTGCTCCGGGTGGCCCAACGCGCGGGCGTCCACCGCGCGTACGCGGGACACTACACGGTCGACGACGATCGGCTGTCGGTGGACGCGTTCGGGCAGTCCTTCGACAATCCCGTGGGTGTAGCGGCCGGTTTCGACAAGAACGCGGAGGTGCCGCGTGCGCTCGCCGCGCTCGGCTTCGGGCACGTCGAGGTCGGTGCCGTCACCGCGGAACGCCAGCCGGGGAACCAGCGTCCGCGGTTGTTCCGGTTGCGGGAGGACGAGGCGCTGGTGAATCGGATGGGGTTCAACAACGAGGGCGCAGACCGCGTGGGGAAGCGCCTGGACGAGCAGTCGCTTCCGGACGCGCCCGTGGGCGTGAACATCGGGAAGTCGAAGGTGACGCCCCTGGAGGACGCGCCCGGGGATTACCGGTACACGTACGAGCGCGTGGCGGACGCAGGCGACTACTTCGTGGTGAACGTCTCCAGTCCGAACACGCCGGGACTCCGTGAGCTCCAGAACCGCGAGCAGTTGGCGGAGATTCTGGAGGCCCTGCAGGACGCGGGCGCGGCGCCGTTGCTCGTGAAACTCTCACCGGACCTCCACCGGGACGCCGTGGTGGACGCCATCGACCTCGCGAACGAACTGGGGTTGGACGGCATCGTCGCGACGAACACGACGACCGATCGCCCCGAGACGCTGGAGAGTCCGAACGCGGCCGAGAGCGGCGGCCTCTCGGGGAAGCCGATTCGGGAGCGCGCGACCCGACAGGTGAGGTTCGTGGCCGAACGCACGGACCTCCCGGTGGTCGGCGTGGGCGGCGTGTTCACCGCGGAGGACGCCTACGAGAAGATTCGCGCGGGCGCGTCGGTCGTCCAACTGTACACGGGCCTCGTCTACCGCGGCCCGTCCATCGCGAAGTCCATCAACGAGGGCGTACTGGAGTTGCTGGAGCGGGACGGCTTCGACTCCGTCGAGGACGCCGTGGGCGCGGACCTGTAG
- the pheT gene encoding phenylalanine--tRNA ligase subunit beta, protein MPVVDIDPDELRRLTGHTDKSDDDLKDDLFGLGIEYEGETEDGEFKLEFEADRLDRLSVEGIARSLRYHYGDDRGVYAPDTNGAEWTIQVEDVPDERPYVTGAVIRGVDLDEDALDSLIQLQEKLHATMGRKRAKGAIGIHDLAMLKGGALGDEDTGNAIRYTGIDPDGDKFVPLDDDAERTPADVLTEHPTGEKFADLLADYDTYPAIYDDIGLFSFPPVINGRRTEVTTDSRELFVELTGTDQWTIDRMCAIICYALDARGATIEDVAVEYPDHELVRPDLDVRTKRVPHERVETLLGIDLDTDDVVDLAERAGLDAEPDTVGDDEIEYRVDVPPYRVDVLHPVDIVDDIGRAYGFNELVPRYPDVSTVGGRTETSRLEAAARQALVGLGFEDLLNFNMTSEAENFDSMGLSPDDDGVGAAEPATISEPYSEDFTVLRTWALPSLATVLENNTHRSYPQDLAEIGFAAHVDESTETGVAERRTVAAVLARHDASYEDAKARLQALCDEFHVDLETPATEHPSFIDGRTASVEIDGETVGVIGELHPEVIVSHDVEVPVAAFEFELDALR, encoded by the coding sequence ATGCCCGTCGTCGACATCGACCCCGACGAACTCCGCCGACTCACCGGTCACACCGACAAGAGCGACGACGACCTCAAGGACGACCTCTTCGGCCTCGGCATCGAGTACGAGGGCGAGACCGAGGACGGCGAGTTCAAACTCGAATTCGAGGCCGACCGCCTCGACCGCCTCTCTGTCGAGGGCATCGCGCGCTCGCTTCGCTACCACTACGGCGACGACCGCGGCGTCTACGCCCCCGACACCAACGGCGCCGAGTGGACTATCCAGGTCGAAGACGTGCCCGATGAACGCCCGTACGTGACTGGCGCGGTCATCCGGGGCGTCGACCTCGACGAGGACGCGCTGGACTCGCTCATCCAACTGCAGGAGAAACTCCACGCGACGATGGGCCGCAAGCGCGCGAAGGGCGCCATCGGCATCCACGACCTCGCGATGCTGAAAGGCGGCGCGCTCGGCGACGAAGACACCGGGAACGCAATCCGGTACACGGGAATCGACCCGGACGGCGACAAATTCGTCCCGCTCGACGACGACGCCGAGCGCACGCCCGCCGACGTCCTCACCGAACACCCGACCGGCGAGAAGTTCGCGGACCTGCTCGCGGACTACGACACCTACCCCGCCATCTACGACGACATCGGGCTGTTCAGCTTCCCGCCGGTCATCAACGGCCGCCGAACCGAGGTCACCACGGACTCCCGCGAACTGTTCGTGGAACTCACCGGCACCGACCAGTGGACTATCGACCGGATGTGCGCCATCATCTGCTACGCGCTCGACGCGCGCGGCGCCACCATCGAGGACGTCGCCGTCGAGTACCCCGACCACGAACTCGTCCGCCCGGACCTCGACGTGCGCACCAAGCGCGTCCCCCACGAGCGCGTCGAGACGCTGCTCGGCATCGACCTCGACACCGACGACGTGGTCGACCTCGCCGAGCGCGCGGGACTGGACGCAGAACCTGACACCGTCGGCGACGACGAAATCGAGTACCGCGTCGACGTGCCGCCGTACCGCGTCGACGTCCTCCACCCGGTCGATATCGTGGACGACATCGGGCGCGCGTACGGCTTCAACGAGCTCGTGCCCCGGTACCCCGACGTGAGCACGGTCGGCGGCCGCACCGAGACCTCGCGGCTCGAAGCCGCCGCGCGGCAGGCGCTCGTCGGCCTCGGGTTCGAGGACCTGCTGAACTTCAACATGACCAGCGAGGCCGAGAACTTCGACAGCATGGGACTGTCGCCCGACGACGACGGCGTGGGGGCCGCCGAACCGGCCACCATCTCCGAACCCTACAGCGAGGACTTCACCGTCCTCCGCACGTGGGCGCTCCCGTCGCTCGCCACCGTCTTAGAGAACAACACCCACCGGTCGTACCCGCAGGACCTCGCGGAAATCGGGTTCGCCGCGCACGTCGACGAATCCACGGAGACCGGCGTCGCCGAGCGCCGCACGGTCGCCGCCGTCCTCGCGCGCCACGACGCCTCCTACGAGGACGCCAAGGCGCGCCTCCAGGCGCTCTGCGACGAGTTCCACGTCGACCTGGAGACGCCCGCCACCGAACACCCGTCGTTCATCGACGGGCGGACCGCGAGCGTCGAAATCGACGGCGAGACGGTCGGCGTCATCGGTGAACTCCACCCCGAGGTCATCGTCTCCCACGACGTCGAAGTGCCGGTCGCCGCCTTCGAGTTCGAACTCGACGCACTCCGGTAG
- the pheS gene encoding phenylalanine--tRNA ligase subunit alpha produces MKLPAQQVAVLEAASADDPRRIEDLAADTEYPPETVAGAAFELEDAGLVAVTEETTDEVELTDEGREYAAEGLPEVRLYEAALEQGADEDAVQMGRVIGASGLEGPQVDIALSNYARKGYGSIDSGELTADPDADPDSDPEAAALTSLADGESVADSDVLGQLERRDLAVVRERTARSVQLTEAGVTELMAGVEASEQVGELTPEMLASGEWRDADFAEYNVEADAAEYQGGKVHVLRQAAERVKEVLVGMGFQEMEGPHVDADFYINDCLFMPQDHPARNHWDRFALSNPEKIGDLPADLVERVERAHREGVGDDGDGYHSPWDEDFARALALRGHTTSLTARYLSGMADEEVEAPARYFSVEKAYRNDTLDATHLLEFFQIEGWVLADDLSVRDLMGTFREFYGEFGIHDLQFKPTYNPYTEPSFELFGRHPETGELIEIGNSGIFRPEMLEPLDVEGDVMAWGLALERLLMLMTGFEDIRDVHGTLCDLDFLRDAEVVY; encoded by the coding sequence ATGAAACTGCCAGCACAGCAGGTCGCGGTGCTCGAAGCGGCGAGCGCCGACGACCCACGACGAATCGAGGACCTCGCGGCGGACACCGAGTACCCGCCCGAGACGGTGGCGGGCGCGGCGTTCGAACTCGAAGACGCCGGGCTCGTCGCCGTCACTGAGGAGACGACCGACGAGGTCGAACTGACTGACGAGGGACGCGAGTACGCAGCCGAGGGCCTGCCCGAGGTACGCCTCTACGAGGCCGCCCTCGAACAGGGCGCCGACGAGGACGCCGTCCAGATGGGACGCGTCATCGGCGCGTCCGGCCTCGAAGGCCCGCAAGTGGACATCGCGCTCTCGAACTACGCCCGGAAGGGGTACGGCTCAATCGACAGCGGCGAACTCACCGCGGACCCCGACGCCGACCCCGACAGCGACCCCGAGGCCGCCGCGCTCACGTCGCTCGCCGACGGCGAATCGGTCGCCGACAGCGACGTACTCGGCCAACTCGAACGCCGCGACCTCGCGGTCGTCCGCGAGCGCACCGCGCGCTCCGTCCAACTCACGGAGGCCGGCGTCACCGAACTGATGGCGGGCGTCGAAGCCAGCGAGCAGGTCGGCGAACTCACGCCCGAGATGCTCGCGTCCGGCGAGTGGCGGGACGCCGACTTCGCGGAGTACAACGTCGAAGCCGACGCCGCCGAGTACCAGGGCGGGAAGGTTCACGTCCTCCGGCAGGCCGCCGAGCGCGTGAAGGAGGTCTTGGTGGGGATGGGATTCCAGGAGATGGAGGGCCCGCACGTCGACGCGGACTTCTACATCAACGACTGCCTGTTCATGCCACAGGACCACCCGGCGCGCAACCACTGGGACCGGTTCGCGCTGTCGAACCCCGAGAAAATCGGCGACCTGCCCGCCGACCTCGTGGAGCGCGTCGAACGCGCCCACCGCGAGGGCGTCGGCGACGACGGCGACGGCTACCACTCCCCGTGGGACGAGGACTTCGCGCGTGCGCTCGCGCTCCGCGGGCACACGACGAGTCTCACCGCCCGGTACCTCTCCGGGATGGCCGACGAGGAGGTAGAGGCGCCGGCACGGTACTTCAGCGTCGAGAAGGCCTACCGGAACGACACCCTCGACGCCACCCACCTGCTGGAGTTCTTCCAAATCGAGGGCTGGGTGCTCGCCGACGACCTCTCGGTCCGGGACCTGATGGGTACCTTCCGGGAGTTCTACGGCGAGTTCGGCATCCACGACCTCCAGTTCAAGCCGACGTACAACCCCTACACGGAGCCGTCCTTCGAGCTGTTCGGCCGGCACCCCGAGACCGGGGAACTCATCGAAATCGGGAACTCCGGCATCTTCCGCCCGGAGATGCTCGAACCGCTGGACGTAGAGGGCGACGTGATGGCGTGGGGGCTCGCACTGGAGCGACTGCTCATGCTGATGACCGGCTTCGAGGACATCCGGGACGTCCACGGGACGCTGTGTGACCTCGACTTCCTGCGGGACGCGGAGGTGGTGTACTGA
- a CDS encoding tryptophan--tRNA ligase, with the protein MTDNDTTQTAGADDVALDPWGSSTIDDYRKLFEEFGIEAFEDVLDEVPTPHYLMRRAIIFGHRDYRRVADAMRNDDPFAALSGFMPTGDPHIGHKMVFDEIIWHQQQGGDAYALIADLEAHAARGLTWSEIDDHAEDYLLSLLALGFDPEDGELYRQSENRELQDLAFELGAEANFSEFEAIYGFGGETDVSHMQSVVTQMADILYPQLDEPKPTVIPVGPDQDPHVRLARDLAERTRFFKVTEAYASVAFDDDERPVVRAAYDARDAYADDPETPRCTEAADWLQSDDATAGFDDETVGSVVQKLENAGMEPLRPRVRFFDRQATDEAFDALIDAIDGEKRVFEGHVDAFDMSHETAEDLALGVEVDHGGYGFVPPSSIYHRFMTGLTGGKMSSSIPASHISLLDDPEEGYDKVKAATTGGRDTAEEQRELGGEADDCPVYELYAYLLAGDDDAVAEEVYSECVNGERLCGGCKEQAAELMEEFLEDHQEKREEAREVLDDLDIVLDSSRART; encoded by the coding sequence ATGACCGACAACGACACCACCCAGACGGCAGGCGCCGACGACGTCGCACTCGACCCGTGGGGCTCCTCGACCATCGACGACTACCGCAAGCTCTTCGAGGAGTTCGGCATCGAAGCGTTCGAGGACGTCTTAGACGAGGTGCCGACCCCCCACTACCTGATGCGGCGAGCCATCATCTTCGGCCACCGCGACTACCGCCGGGTCGCCGACGCGATGCGCAACGACGACCCGTTCGCTGCCCTCTCCGGGTTCATGCCGACGGGCGACCCCCACATCGGGCACAAGATGGTGTTCGACGAAATCATCTGGCACCAACAGCAGGGCGGGGACGCGTACGCGCTCATCGCCGACCTCGAAGCCCACGCGGCCCGCGGCCTGACGTGGAGCGAAATCGACGACCACGCCGAGGACTACCTCCTCAGCCTGCTCGCCCTCGGCTTCGACCCCGAGGACGGCGAACTCTACCGGCAGTCCGAGAACCGCGAACTCCAGGACTTGGCGTTCGAACTCGGCGCCGAGGCGAACTTCTCGGAGTTCGAGGCCATCTACGGCTTCGGCGGCGAGACGGACGTCTCCCACATGCAGAGCGTCGTCACCCAGATGGCGGACATCCTCTACCCCCAACTGGACGAACCCAAGCCGACGGTCATCCCGGTCGGTCCCGACCAGGACCCCCACGTCCGCCTCGCCCGCGACCTCGCGGAACGCACGCGCTTCTTCAAAGTCACCGAGGCGTACGCGAGCGTCGCGTTCGACGACGACGAGCGCCCGGTCGTTCGCGCCGCCTACGACGCCCGCGACGCGTACGCCGACGACCCCGAGACGCCGCGGTGCACGGAGGCCGCCGACTGGCTTCAGAGCGACGACGCGACCGCCGGCTTCGACGACGAGACGGTCGGCAGCGTCGTCCAGAAGTTGGAGAACGCCGGCATGGAACCGCTCCGACCACGCGTCCGCTTCTTCGACCGGCAGGCGACCGACGAGGCCTTCGACGCGCTCATCGACGCCATCGACGGCGAGAAGCGCGTCTTCGAGGGGCACGTCGACGCCTTCGACATGAGCCACGAGACGGCCGAGGACCTCGCGCTCGGCGTCGAAGTCGACCACGGCGGCTACGGCTTCGTGCCGCCGTCCTCGATTTACCACCGCTTCATGACCGGGCTGACGGGCGGGAAGATGTCCTCCTCGATTCCCGCGAGTCACATCAGCCTCCTCGACGACCCCGAGGAGGGCTACGACAAGGTCAAGGCCGCGACGACGGGCGGCCGCGACACCGCCGAGGAACAGCGCGAACTCGGCGGCGAAGCCGACGACTGCCCGGTGTACGAACTGTACGCATACCTGCTCGCGGGCGACGACGACGCGGTCGCCGAAGAAGTGTACTCGGAGTGCGTGAACGGCGAACGCCTCTGTGGCGGGTGCAAGGAGCAGGCCGCCGAACTGATGGAAGAGTTCCTCGAAGACCACCAGGAGAAACGCGAGGAGGCCCGCGAGGTGCTCGACGACCTCGACATCGTGTTGGACTCCTCGCGCGCACGGACGTAG
- the endA gene encoding tRNA-intron lyase produces the protein MDGDLRGDEVRVGGDARQRFHDSRGYGYPLDGNAISLSLVEAAHLLFRGDLDSVDGMDFRTFLAGRDAGFTARFLVYADLRDRGFYLAPDRDPWWSDPGDGDFVVFPRGKGPNDGDVKHRVRVVDERTDVPSDDLGGEVLAVVDEESEITYLDVTREDPAGDTAFDPPEGVEAVLLDDRVLVWEPPADLHEIGFYGQPLGGRASDYDALQLSLLEAAYLAASGALAFADADVEDVIERGRDTEGDHFDRRLRVYRALRDRGMVPKTGFKFGADFRVYADVESVDDLGHSELLVRVLPEGHVFTPRDLSLDVRLAHGVRKRMVFALDSTSEDTIRWLSVSRLTP, from the coding sequence ATGGACGGCGACCTACGCGGCGACGAGGTACGCGTCGGCGGGGACGCGCGCCAGCGCTTCCACGACTCCCGCGGGTACGGCTACCCGCTGGACGGCAACGCCATCTCGCTCTCGCTCGTCGAGGCCGCCCACCTCCTGTTCCGCGGCGACCTCGATTCCGTCGACGGGATGGACTTCCGCACGTTTCTGGCGGGCCGCGACGCCGGGTTCACCGCGCGCTTCCTCGTCTACGCGGACCTCCGGGACCGAGGGTTCTACCTCGCGCCCGACCGCGACCCGTGGTGGAGCGACCCCGGCGACGGCGACTTCGTCGTGTTCCCGCGCGGGAAGGGCCCGAACGACGGCGACGTGAAACACCGCGTGCGCGTCGTCGACGAGCGCACCGACGTGCCCAGCGACGACCTCGGCGGCGAAGTGCTCGCCGTCGTCGACGAGGAGAGCGAAATCACGTACCTCGACGTGACCCGCGAGGACCCCGCGGGCGACACCGCCTTCGACCCGCCGGAGGGCGTCGAAGCCGTTTTGCTTGACGACCGCGTGCTCGTCTGGGAGCCGCCCGCCGACCTCCACGAAATCGGCTTCTACGGCCAACCGCTCGGCGGGCGCGCGTCGGACTACGACGCGCTCCAACTCTCCCTGCTGGAAGCCGCGTACCTCGCGGCGTCGGGCGCGCTCGCCTTCGCGGACGCGGACGTAGAGGACGTCATCGAGCGCGGCCGGGACACCGAGGGCGACCACTTCGACCGCCGCCTCCGGGTCTACCGCGCGCTCCGGGATAGGGGGATGGTCCCCAAGACCGGGTTCAAGTTCGGCGCCGACTTCCGGGTGTACGCCGACGTGGAGTCGGTCGACGACCTCGGCCACTCCGAGTTGCTCGTGCGCGTGCTCCCAGAGGGCCACGTGTTCACGCCGCGGGACCTCTCCCTGGACGTGCGCCTCGCCCACGGCGTCCGCAAGCGAATGGTTTTTGCGCTCGACAGCACCAGTGAGGACACGATTCGCTGGCTCTCCGTCAGTCGACTGACGCCATGA
- a CDS encoding endonuclease NucS domain-containing protein, with protein MQDAIRVLAGECAVRYEAGGETERTLRGDVVVLVKPDDTVLVHDSDGYQPAAWLTRPGVVRYTRDARGFRLDAADGDERLVVESATEHGDAHYPASPAGPPVGTCGCEGTLVRDGGRVVCVDCRAQYAIPRDAAVVGETCEDCGLPLLRVERGVEVTACLDRDCEPIADAVRGAVGDWTCRCGGGLSVEADRGLHAACEDCGARHRLPRGTAADDSDCDCGFPAFDTRDGPRCLDADCARAPQSL; from the coding sequence ATGCAGGACGCGATTCGCGTACTCGCCGGCGAGTGCGCCGTGCGCTACGAGGCGGGCGGCGAGACCGAACGCACCCTCCGCGGCGACGTGGTGGTACTCGTGAAGCCCGACGACACCGTGCTCGTCCACGACAGCGACGGCTACCAGCCAGCGGCGTGGCTCACCCGTCCCGGCGTCGTCCGGTACACGCGGGACGCCCGCGGCTTCCGCCTCGACGCCGCCGACGGCGACGAACGCCTCGTCGTGGAGAGCGCCACCGAACACGGCGACGCCCACTACCCCGCCTCGCCCGCCGGCCCGCCGGTCGGCACCTGTGGCTGCGAGGGGACGCTCGTCCGCGACGGCGGGCGGGTCGTCTGCGTGGACTGCCGCGCGCAGTACGCCATCCCCCGGGACGCCGCCGTCGTCGGGGAGACCTGTGAGGACTGCGGGCTCCCCCTGCTTCGGGTGGAACGCGGCGTCGAAGTGACGGCGTGTCTCGACCGCGACTGCGAACCCATCGCGGACGCCGTTCGGGGCGCCGTCGGCGACTGGACGTGTCGCTGCGGCGGCGGCCTCTCCGTCGAAGCCGACCGCGGCCTCCACGCCGCCTGCGAGGACTGCGGTGCCCGCCACCGTCTCCCCAGGGGCACGGCCGCGGACGACAGCGACTGCGACTGTGGCTTCCCCGCGTTCGACACCCGCGACGGCCCGCGGTGTCTCGACGCGGACTGTGCGCGCGCACCGCAGTCGCTTTGA